The Pedobacter mucosus genome window below encodes:
- a CDS encoding FecR family protein gives MMSAQEKLSYLLKRYAANKCTAAEFEELFSLIKASGDQSEIFNGLKDIWESTSSHPAKREEEWERLYLTMNEKASKPTDSRSKLWWTFSAAASLLIISTIALLFYKGEKPAVPHIVNVKPAQELIPGGNKAILTLANGKKIILDGKNNGIIASQTGITISKTSNGQLIYQLSKVADQSVDQDAYNTIEVPKGGQYQVTMADGTKVWLNAMSSLKYPLNFKANERKIELDGEGYFEVAKNPKAPFRVQTRNQVVEVLGTHFNINAYRNEKAIRTTLLEGSVKVQSSGNGKTVLLSPGEQASLTDNLLGVKEIDVELAVAWKNGNFMFNKDNLENIMRQLARWYDVEIIYANEKVKNNLLSGTTSRFENASQVFDILELTGLVHFKVEGRRVIVM, from the coding sequence ATGATGAGCGCCCAGGAAAAACTTTCCTATCTATTAAAACGCTATGCAGCGAATAAATGCACTGCTGCAGAGTTTGAAGAATTGTTCTCCTTAATTAAGGCGAGTGGTGATCAATCAGAAATTTTTAATGGGTTAAAAGATATTTGGGAAAGTACAAGCTCACATCCCGCAAAAAGAGAAGAAGAGTGGGAGCGTTTATACCTAACGATGAATGAAAAAGCATCGAAACCTACTGATTCAAGATCAAAACTTTGGTGGACATTCAGTGCGGCCGCCAGTTTGCTAATTATCTCAACTATCGCATTGCTGTTTTACAAAGGCGAAAAGCCTGCCGTGCCCCACATTGTAAATGTTAAACCCGCACAAGAACTCATTCCGGGTGGAAATAAAGCAATTCTCACGCTTGCCAACGGAAAAAAAATTATCCTTGATGGAAAAAATAACGGCATAATAGCTAGCCAAACCGGTATTACTATTTCTAAAACCAGTAATGGTCAACTGATTTATCAGCTTTCAAAAGTTGCTGATCAATCTGTAGATCAAGATGCCTATAATACAATTGAAGTTCCAAAAGGTGGACAATATCAAGTTACCATGGCTGATGGCACCAAGGTTTGGCTCAACGCAATGTCGTCTTTGAAATATCCGTTAAACTTTAAAGCAAATGAACGAAAAATCGAATTAGATGGTGAAGGCTATTTTGAAGTGGCTAAAAATCCGAAAGCTCCATTTCGTGTACAAACTAGAAATCAAGTTGTTGAAGTTTTGGGTACACATTTTAACATCAATGCCTATCGAAATGAAAAGGCCATCCGTACAACATTATTGGAAGGTTCTGTAAAAGTGCAATCTTCTGGTAACGGTAAAACGGTCTTATTATCGCCGGGAGAGCAGGCGTCGTTAACTGATAATTTACTTGGGGTAAAAGAAATTGATGTGGAATTGGCAGTGGCATGGAAAAATGGAAACTTTATGTTCAATAAAGATAATCTTGAAAACATCATGCGTCAATTGGCGCGATGGTACGATGTCGAAATTATATATGCTAACGAAAAGGTGAAGAATAATTTATTGAGTGGCACGACATCTCGCTTTGAGAATGCATCTCAGGTATTTGATATTTTAGAATTAACTGGATTAGTTCATTTTAAAGTTGAAGGAAGGAGAGTTATCGTGATGTAA
- a CDS encoding RNA polymerase sigma-70 factor: METIDTSLLLLISRGDELAFKELFRIYRDRLFNYIFKITKSRETAEEIAMDVFLKLWECRTSVVEIKNFPSFVFLIARNKSIDFLREAAKNPVLQELVWEEIQVLSDERSDGKVIVNELQDKVNRAIKYLSPQRQTVFRLSREENMSYDQIAKHLQLSKSTIKNHMLDSLKFIRTHLGAVILLYWFIGSFRIMYLCQVAILKS; this comes from the coding sequence ATGGAAACAATAGACACTTCTTTATTGCTACTGATCAGTCGCGGAGACGAACTGGCTTTCAAAGAACTGTTTAGAATTTACCGTGATCGGCTGTTCAACTACATTTTTAAGATTACAAAATCTAGAGAAACTGCGGAGGAAATTGCAATGGACGTTTTTCTGAAACTTTGGGAATGTAGGACATCAGTGGTCGAAATTAAAAACTTCCCTTCCTTTGTTTTTTTAATTGCCAGAAATAAATCGATCGATTTTTTACGTGAAGCCGCAAAAAATCCTGTGCTACAGGAATTGGTTTGGGAAGAAATTCAAGTATTAAGTGATGAGCGCTCCGATGGGAAAGTTATCGTTAATGAGTTGCAGGACAAAGTTAATCGCGCAATAAAATACCTCTCACCACAAAGGCAAACTGTTTTTAGACTTAGTAGAGAAGAAAACATGAGTTATGATCAGATTGCAAAACACCTGCAACTTTCTAAAAGCACAATCAAAAACCATATGTTAGATTCATTAAAGTTCATCAGGACGCATCTTGGTGCGGTGATTTTACTTTATTGGTTTATTGGTTCATTTCGCATAATGTATCTATGCCAGGTGGCTATATTAAAATCTTGA
- a CDS encoding aldo/keto reductase — protein MNRKEVIIGAGTANPLTARAPGYGTMRLTGEDFWGEPRDRDGALTLLRKAVELGVNFFDTADFYGPGVTNRLLAEALYPYGADIIIATKVGSKRGDDKSWLPYGKPEELRISIENNLKELKLEQLPLVHFGKAQNSPGSYEEGFEAMLAMQEEGKILHLGLSNASVVQFNIAIKMGKIATVENMFSYTQRVTDTNSPYGFQGGEILPLCEGHQIPFIPFFSLQTSLPTGHNKMKDLAEAKGVSVAQLNIAWLLHQYAKILPIPGTTSIEHLKENIDAAEISLTKEDLEFLG, from the coding sequence ATGAATAGAAAAGAAGTAATTATTGGAGCAGGTACAGCAAACCCATTAACCGCCCGTGCTCCAGGCTATGGAACCATGCGCCTAACTGGAGAAGATTTTTGGGGCGAACCACGTGATCGTGATGGGGCTTTAACACTTTTACGAAAGGCGGTAGAGCTTGGAGTGAATTTTTTTGACACTGCAGATTTTTACGGGCCTGGAGTCACCAATCGCCTGTTGGCAGAGGCGCTGTATCCGTATGGTGCAGATATTATTATTGCCACCAAAGTAGGTTCAAAAAGGGGCGATGATAAAAGTTGGCTTCCCTATGGTAAACCAGAGGAATTGAGAATTAGCATCGAAAATAATCTCAAAGAACTCAAGCTAGAACAGCTCCCCTTAGTACATTTTGGGAAAGCTCAAAATAGTCCCGGTAGTTATGAAGAAGGGTTCGAAGCGATGTTAGCTATGCAGGAAGAGGGAAAGATTCTGCATTTGGGGCTTAGTAACGCAAGCGTTGTTCAGTTTAATATTGCTATTAAAATGGGTAAAATTGCAACTGTAGAAAACATGTTTAGCTACACGCAACGGGTAACCGATACCAATAGTCCGTATGGGTTTCAGGGTGGTGAAATATTGCCACTTTGCGAAGGACATCAGATTCCTTTTATTCCTTTCTTTTCACTTCAAACATCATTACCAACTGGGCATAATAAAATGAAAGATTTGGCAGAAGCTAAGGGAGTTTCTGTTGCACAGCTAAATATTGCTTGGTTGCTTCATCAATATGCGAAGATTTTACCTATTCCGGGAACTACATCCATTGAGCACTTGAAAGAAAATATAGATGCGGCAGAAATATCGCTCACGAAGGAAGATTTGGAGTTTTTGGGTTAG
- a CDS encoding sulfatase family protein: MKITTALISIVLGISILNFGAALNTSDSLKNTQQKKADPRPNIVIIMADDLDSRQLSCYGGKNIQTKNIDALAAEGMKFEQMICSEAMCVPTRASLFTGLYPMHHGSFQNHKPVYTTGIKSVCQYLNQQNYTVALTGKDHSTNPKSVFPFQIIKGFEPNCVSNTDEYQLDDIRNFITKKDANPFCLFIMSINPHAPWTVGNPAEFDPAKIVLPPHMVDTKMVRNLYCKYLAEVRQLDNQVDDVRKMLKETGQDQNTILIFLGEQGPQFPGGKWTLYDNGQKSSMIVKWPGVVKANSTTSAIVQYEDITPTLIAIAGGKPIANLDGKSFLDVLSGKSNSQRNVAFGIHNNIPEGTPYPMRSIRDTHYKLVMNLTSDKSYYNKFMMNPDQKNSYWNGWILKAQTSPSAKVLVDRITTRPPLEFYDIERDPNELHNLALEKSYQKLIEQYKLKLGDWMKHQGDKGASVDRVYAKGTTIDNE; this comes from the coding sequence ATGAAAATAACCACAGCCTTAATTTCCATTGTTTTAGGTATTTCTATTTTGAACTTTGGAGCAGCGCTCAACACTTCTGATAGTTTGAAAAATACACAGCAGAAGAAAGCGGACCCGAGACCCAATATAGTGATTATTATGGCGGATGATTTGGATAGTAGGCAGCTTAGTTGCTATGGAGGCAAAAACATCCAGACCAAAAATATAGATGCACTGGCTGCGGAGGGGATGAAATTTGAGCAGATGATTTGCTCTGAAGCAATGTGTGTGCCTACCAGGGCTTCACTTTTTACAGGCTTATATCCGATGCACCATGGTTCATTTCAAAACCATAAACCAGTTTACACTACCGGAATTAAAAGCGTTTGCCAATATCTTAATCAACAGAATTACACCGTTGCGCTAACGGGAAAAGATCACAGTACAAATCCAAAATCTGTTTTCCCTTTCCAAATTATCAAAGGTTTTGAACCTAATTGTGTATCAAATACGGATGAGTATCAACTTGATGACATCAGAAATTTCATTACTAAAAAAGACGCCAATCCATTTTGCTTGTTCATTATGAGCATCAATCCGCATGCACCGTGGACAGTTGGCAACCCTGCAGAATTCGATCCTGCTAAAATAGTATTGCCTCCCCACATGGTTGATACTAAAATGGTGAGAAATCTATATTGCAAATATCTTGCAGAAGTGAGGCAATTGGATAATCAGGTGGATGATGTGCGCAAGATGTTGAAGGAAACTGGGCAAGATCAAAACACTATTTTAATCTTTTTGGGCGAGCAGGGGCCACAATTCCCGGGCGGTAAATGGACGTTGTATGATAACGGACAGAAAAGCTCCATGATTGTAAAATGGCCTGGGGTGGTAAAAGCAAATTCGACTACGAGTGCAATTGTTCAATATGAAGACATTACCCCAACTTTAATTGCCATTGCAGGTGGTAAACCAATTGCTAACTTGGATGGGAAGAGCTTTTTAGACGTGTTAAGCGGAAAGAGCAATTCACAACGTAATGTAGCTTTTGGGATCCATAATAATATCCCGGAAGGAACTCCCTATCCGATGAGATCAATTCGCGATACCCATTATAAATTGGTGATGAACTTAACATCAGATAAATCTTACTATAATAAGTTTATGATGAACCCTGATCAAAAAAACAGCTATTGGAATGGATGGATTCTGAAAGCACAAACATCGCCTTCAGCTAAAGTTCTGGTAGATCGGATTACGACCAGGCCGCCGTTAGAGTTTTATGATATTGAGCGGGATCCAAATGAACTGCATAATCTGGCATTAGAAAAAAGCTATCAAAAACTGATCGAACAATACAAGTTGAAGCTAGGAGATTGGATGAAACATCAGGGGGATAAAGGCGCTTCCGTAGATCGTGTTTATGCAAAGGGAACCACTATTGATAACGAGTAA
- a CDS encoding sulfatase-like hydrolase/transferase produces MMKVNICFWILLTCLSISIATALGQAKQPNIIIILTDDMGFSDVGAFGGKFVPTPNIDRLAKNGLKLHQYYSAAPICSPSRVGILTGMYPGRWNFTTYLDNKKHNKNAEQIDFLNTDAPTMAKVFKNAGYATGHFGKWHMGGGRDVKNAPAFEKYGFDAHASTYESPDPDPAITATDWIWSEKDSIKRWDRTEYFVDKTLDFMQKHKDQPCFINLWPDDVHTPWIPRTEKEYTGKFPMNPEEEAAFKLVLQEYDVQIGRLLDGLKKMGADKNTIVIFTSDNGPLPSFRGSRAEGLRGSKLSLYEGGTRMPFIISWPGHVPIGKIDETSEVNATDLLPSLAKMAGISLPATYKGDGVDRSALFAGKPSLRGKDMFWEYGRNDIAFAYPRAPNKSPNLAIRSGEWKLLMNANGTDLQLYHITIDKKETTNLSSTKPKITEALRKKLLNWWETLPKLNSN; encoded by the coding sequence ATGATGAAGGTAAATATTTGTTTTTGGATCTTGTTAACGTGTTTGTCCATTTCTATTGCAACAGCATTGGGTCAAGCTAAACAACCGAATATCATTATCATTTTAACAGATGATATGGGCTTTAGTGATGTAGGCGCTTTTGGAGGGAAGTTTGTGCCTACGCCTAACATTGATCGCTTGGCAAAAAATGGATTAAAATTGCATCAATATTATAGCGCAGCGCCGATCTGTTCGCCATCTCGCGTTGGCATACTTACAGGAATGTATCCCGGCAGGTGGAATTTCACCACTTATCTTGACAATAAAAAGCACAATAAAAATGCCGAACAAATAGACTTCCTTAACACTGATGCACCTACCATGGCCAAAGTATTTAAAAATGCGGGATATGCAACTGGACATTTCGGTAAATGGCACATGGGTGGAGGTAGAGATGTGAAAAATGCACCAGCGTTTGAAAAGTATGGTTTTGATGCGCATGCGAGTACTTATGAAAGTCCAGATCCTGATCCTGCAATTACGGCAACCGATTGGATCTGGTCTGAAAAAGATAGCATAAAACGATGGGACCGGACTGAATACTTCGTAGATAAAACGTTGGATTTTATGCAAAAACATAAAGATCAACCCTGTTTTATCAATCTCTGGCCTGATGATGTGCATACGCCTTGGATACCCAGAACCGAAAAAGAATATACAGGTAAGTTTCCAATGAACCCTGAAGAAGAAGCCGCTTTTAAATTAGTATTGCAAGAATACGATGTGCAGATCGGTAGGCTATTAGACGGACTAAAAAAGATGGGAGCCGACAAAAACACCATCGTTATTTTTACAAGCGATAATGGTCCATTACCTAGTTTTCGCGGAAGCAGGGCAGAAGGTTTGCGAGGATCTAAACTTTCTCTTTATGAAGGTGGAACAAGAATGCCCTTCATTATTAGCTGGCCAGGTCATGTCCCGATAGGTAAAATTGATGAAACTTCTGAAGTGAATGCTACTGATCTGTTGCCATCTTTAGCTAAAATGGCCGGGATTTCTTTACCCGCTACCTACAAAGGCGATGGAGTGGATAGAAGTGCACTTTTTGCAGGGAAACCATCACTAAGGGGAAAAGACATGTTTTGGGAATATGGCAGGAATGATATTGCATTCGCCTATCCTAGAGCGCCCAATAAGAGTCCTAACCTTGCTATCCGTTCTGGCGAGTGGAAATTGTTGATGAATGCCAATGGCACAGATCTTCAACTTTACCACATTACGATAGATAAAAAAGAAACGACCAACCTAAGTTCAACCAAGCCAAAAATAACAGAAGCGCTCAGGAAGAAGCTGCTTAATTGGTGGGAAACATTACCAAAACTTAATAGCAATTAA
- a CDS encoding glycoside hydrolase family 43 protein, translating into MLLADPTIFKHNGTYYLYGTGGQDGFLVYTSADMKKWKGPVGAKDGYALLKNDAFGSKGFWAPQVLSYQNIYYMFYSANENIAVAKSDSPLGPFRQNVIKPLTSNTKQIDPFLFIDGDKKYLYHVRLDKGNRIFVAEMNDDLSDIKPKTLKECINATAPWENTASAPWPVTEGPTVIKHKEHYYLFYSANDFRNINYAVGYAVASSPDGPWKKYEGNPIISRHNTGKNGSGHGDLVQNDKGEWFYVLHVHGNTSVSPRMAGLVKLKFIENGTGPDRVAMEERSFSYLNLVN; encoded by the coding sequence ATGCTTCTTGCGGATCCTACTATTTTTAAGCACAACGGAACTTATTATCTCTATGGAACCGGGGGGCAAGACGGTTTTTTGGTATACACTTCGGCTGATATGAAAAAATGGAAGGGCCCAGTAGGAGCAAAAGATGGGTACGCACTGCTGAAAAACGACGCATTTGGGTCAAAAGGTTTTTGGGCTCCCCAAGTTCTTTCCTATCAAAATATATACTACATGTTTTACTCGGCAAATGAAAATATAGCAGTGGCAAAAAGCGATAGTCCACTCGGACCTTTTCGGCAAAATGTGATCAAACCACTAACTAGCAATACAAAACAAATAGATCCTTTTCTTTTTATTGATGGCGATAAAAAATACCTGTATCACGTGAGGTTAGACAAGGGCAATCGCATCTTTGTAGCAGAAATGAACGATGATCTTTCAGATATTAAACCGAAGACTTTAAAAGAATGCATCAATGCAACTGCGCCCTGGGAAAATACAGCAAGCGCTCCATGGCCTGTAACTGAAGGTCCGACGGTGATTAAACACAAAGAACACTATTATCTTTTTTACTCGGCAAATGATTTTCGCAATATCAATTATGCGGTAGGCTATGCCGTTGCCTCATCGCCCGATGGCCCATGGAAAAAATATGAGGGAAATCCTATCATCAGTAGGCACAATACAGGGAAAAATGGGAGCGGACATGGAGATCTTGTTCAGAATGATAAAGGAGAATGGTTTTACGTATTACATGTCCACGGCAACACTAGTGTTTCGCCGAGGATGGCTGGTTTAGTGAAATTAAAGTTTATAGAAAATGGCACAGGTCCAGATCGTGTTGCCATGGAAGAAAGGAGTTTTTCTTATCTAAATCTTGTCAATTAG
- the tnpB gene encoding IS66 family insertion sequence element accessory protein TnpB (TnpB, as the term is used for proteins encoded by IS66 family insertion elements, is considered an accessory protein, since TnpC, encoded by a neighboring gene, is a DDE family transposase.), with amino-acid sequence MFSLSSSHIYHLYRPSCDMRKSFDGLCGLVSSELGGSPTSGDVFIFLNKNGTRIKLLHWEHGGFVLYYKPFESGTFRRPIKDGNVISWSDLVLMVEGIHVVRSDILCFLHIFCNRVLNSNLQR; translated from the coding sequence ATGTTCTCCTTAAGTTCCTCCCATATTTATCACCTCTACAGGCCAAGCTGTGACATGCGCAAAAGTTTTGACGGTCTCTGCGGGTTGGTCAGCTCCGAGCTGGGCGGCTCCCCTACAAGTGGGGATGTGTTTATTTTTCTTAATAAAAATGGAACACGCATCAAGCTTCTCCACTGGGAGCATGGAGGTTTTGTACTATATTATAAACCATTTGAGAGCGGTACTTTTCGCCGTCCTATCAAAGATGGCAATGTTATCTCCTGGAGTGACCTCGTTCTGATGGTCGAAGGTATACACGTTGTGAGGAGTGATATCCTATGTTTCCTACACATTTTTTGTAATCGTGTACTCAATAGTAACCTCCAGCGGTAA
- the tnpA gene encoding IS66 family insertion sequence element accessory protein TnpA, whose protein sequence is MRISEEKMLAVEAWRTSGLSQNEYCKTLGVKLTTFANWVSRNRRKKAIFNFVRVTIPPVTISTALEIVYPNGVIIEASVNDLKMLSHLIKLY, encoded by the coding sequence ATGAGAATATCAGAAGAAAAAATGTTAGCCGTGGAGGCTTGGCGTACCAGTGGGCTTAGCCAGAATGAATATTGCAAGACCCTTGGGGTCAAACTTACCACTTTTGCTAACTGGGTATCGCGCAATAGACGAAAAAAAGCTATTTTCAATTTTGTTAGAGTTACCATTCCTCCAGTTACTATTTCGACAGCTTTAGAGATCGTTTATCCAAACGGGGTAATTATCGAGGCATCCGTTAATGACCTGAAAATGCTTTCGCATTTAATAAAGCTTTACTAG
- a CDS encoding Gfo/Idh/MocA family protein, whose translation MEKRRDFIKKAAITSAGIIAGNSLFGMSAKSYRNIIGANERIHVAIIGLNGRGSSMASTFARQKDAEILTLCDVDTRVFAKALKAVTDNNKTNVPKTEGDCRKVMQDKNIDAIYIATPDHWHTPLTIMGCQSGKHVYVEKPLSHNPHEGELAIIAARKHNRVVQMGAQRRSAPILTEGIQQLHEGIIGRVFYAKTWYTNDRKPTFLKPSTAPEALNYDLWQGPAPRLAYQDGLIHYNWHWFWHWGTGEALNNGTHEVDLARWGLGVDYPVKVTSSGGRYGFKDDWQTPDTQVVTLEYPDRKMIMWESSSVNGRKIEGDERGVIFYGENGSLSTGTDAYKVFDLKGKLVKEVSPKIKEEAVQGRNTASVSLSMDSMHVADFLDAIRNNRKPNCDVEIGHKSIIGMQLSNIAWRVGRDLHLDPKNGHILNDPEAQKLWKRSYEPGWEPKV comes from the coding sequence ATGGAGAAACGAAGAGATTTTATCAAAAAAGCGGCTATTACCTCAGCCGGAATTATAGCAGGCAACAGTCTGTTTGGCATGAGCGCAAAAAGCTACCGTAACATTATTGGCGCTAACGAACGCATCCATGTAGCCATCATCGGTTTAAATGGCCGCGGCTCCAGCATGGCAAGCACTTTCGCGCGGCAAAAGGATGCAGAGATACTTACACTTTGCGATGTTGATACCCGCGTTTTTGCCAAAGCACTGAAAGCTGTAACCGACAATAATAAAACAAATGTCCCCAAAACCGAAGGCGACTGCCGCAAGGTGATGCAGGATAAAAATATTGATGCCATCTACATCGCCACTCCTGATCATTGGCACACGCCCCTTACTATCATGGGCTGCCAGTCCGGAAAACATGTATATGTAGAGAAGCCATTAAGCCATAACCCGCACGAGGGAGAACTGGCTATTATCGCCGCCCGCAAACATAACAGGGTGGTGCAAATGGGCGCCCAACGCCGTTCGGCACCGATACTGACCGAGGGTATACAACAATTGCACGAAGGGATTATTGGCCGGGTTTTCTACGCAAAAACCTGGTACACTAACGATCGTAAGCCTACTTTCCTGAAACCCAGCACCGCGCCGGAAGCGTTAAATTATGACCTATGGCAAGGCCCCGCGCCACGGCTGGCATACCAGGATGGTTTGATCCATTACAACTGGCACTGGTTTTGGCATTGGGGTACCGGCGAGGCGCTGAACAATGGTACGCATGAGGTTGATTTGGCCCGCTGGGGATTAGGTGTTGATTATCCTGTAAAAGTTACTTCATCGGGCGGGCGTTATGGGTTCAAGGACGATTGGCAAACACCAGATACGCAAGTCGTGACGCTGGAATATCCCGATAGGAAAATGATTATGTGGGAAAGCAGCAGTGTGAACGGGCGAAAAATTGAAGGTGATGAACGGGGGGTAATTTTTTATGGCGAGAACGGAAGCCTAAGCACCGGTACCGATGCTTATAAAGTGTTTGATTTGAAAGGGAAACTAGTGAAAGAAGTTAGCCCAAAAATCAAGGAAGAAGCGGTACAGGGGCGTAATACTGCCAGCGTAAGCCTGAGTATGGATAGTATGCACGTAGCTGATTTCCTAGACGCGATACGCAATAACCGCAAGCCAAATTGCGATGTGGAGATCGGGCATAAAAGCATCATCGGTATGCAGCTAAGCAACATTGCCTGGCGTGTAGGTCGGGATCTCCATCTCGACCCGAAGAACGGCCATATTCTTAATGATCCCGAAGCGCAAAAGCTATGGAAACGTAGCTACGAGCCGGGATGGGAACCTAAAGTGTAA
- a CDS encoding sugar phosphate isomerase/epimerase family protein, whose amino-acid sequence MIYHFKKALLTVGLIGCLFSSEVVAQKKLFPESPGIVSYTYRNQFDKDVLGTLDMIKGQGITDIEFSSLFKQTPEDLRKMCDARGIKCSSYGVSYEDLVNKTDEVGRTALTLGATYIRVASIPHKGAFTLDNAKRTVSDFNKYGKLLKNNYGLTFIYHNHGFEFQPYNDGTLYDYLLKNTEPKYVSMELDILWAFLPGQDPAQLLAKYGNRYSTLHMKDLRKGIERGSLSGGTAKDNDVILGAGQIDIPAVIKAARKAGVKHYYIEDESSSSATQVPESIKYLNSLKKD is encoded by the coding sequence ATGATTTATCATTTCAAAAAAGCTTTACTAACCGTGGGTTTAATAGGTTGCCTGTTTAGCAGCGAAGTTGTAGCCCAAAAAAAGCTATTTCCCGAATCCCCTGGTATCGTATCGTACACCTATCGTAACCAATTTGACAAAGATGTGCTTGGTACGCTGGATATGATAAAAGGCCAAGGGATAACCGATATCGAATTTTCGAGCCTGTTTAAACAAACACCTGAAGACTTGCGCAAAATGTGCGATGCAAGGGGTATCAAATGTTCATCATACGGCGTAAGTTATGAAGATCTGGTAAATAAGACTGATGAAGTAGGAAGAACAGCCCTAACATTGGGCGCAACCTATATTAGGGTAGCGAGTATTCCCCACAAAGGCGCATTTACCTTAGACAATGCTAAACGGACAGTTTCCGATTTTAACAAGTATGGTAAGCTGCTAAAAAATAATTATGGCCTTACTTTCATTTATCATAATCATGGTTTCGAGTTCCAACCTTACAACGATGGCACGCTGTACGACTACCTGCTTAAAAATACTGAGCCTAAATACGTAAGCATGGAACTGGATATCCTGTGGGCATTTTTGCCGGGACAGGATCCAGCACAGTTATTGGCCAAATACGGTAATCGCTATAGTACCCTGCACATGAAGGATTTAAGGAAAGGTATTGAACGAGGCAGCCTTTCAGGTGGTACCGCGAAGGATAACGATGTGATTTTAGGCGCCGGCCAGATTGATATTCCGGCCGTGATAAAAGCAGCGCGAAAAGCCGGGGTGAAACATTATTATATTGAAGATGAAAGCAGTTCATCCGCTACGCAGGTGCCTGAGAGTATAAAATATCTCAATAGCTTAAAAAAAGACTAA
- a CDS encoding aldo/keto reductase, translated as METKNKKNLIQRREFLQKSALLAASSVFLPLIGNSLLGATNAKPKKNSIPTVKLNNGLAMPMLGFGTYSLKGAICERSVAEAISVGYRLIDTATRYGNEEFVGAGIKKSDTKREELFITSKLWVDDSGYENAKRAFEKSLKNLGTDYLDLYLIHRPRGDFKGSWRLMEELYKEGKIKSIGVSNFNPKQYDELMTDAKIKPVVNQVETHAFFHEVASYNDLKQNGVQMEAWSPLAQGRNGLFTNSTLAEIGEKHNKSNAQVSLRWHYQRGVIAIPRTVQKAHMIENLNIFDFKLTKSEMEAIATLDQNKSQFPEWT; from the coding sequence ATGGAGACAAAAAATAAAAAAAATTTGATACAACGTCGAGAGTTTTTGCAAAAAAGCGCACTGCTTGCAGCATCATCCGTATTTTTGCCACTTATCGGCAATAGCTTATTGGGTGCAACCAATGCAAAACCAAAGAAGAATTCAATTCCAACTGTTAAGCTTAATAATGGCTTGGCTATGCCGATGCTTGGTTTTGGAACCTATTCTTTAAAAGGTGCCATCTGTGAACGTTCTGTAGCCGAAGCAATTTCTGTAGGTTATCGCCTGATTGATACTGCTACTAGATACGGCAACGAAGAATTTGTAGGAGCAGGAATTAAGAAGAGTGACACTAAAAGAGAAGAACTGTTTATAACCTCCAAACTTTGGGTAGACGATTCGGGGTATGAAAACGCAAAGAGGGCTTTTGAAAAATCCTTAAAAAACTTGGGTACAGACTATTTGGATCTATATCTAATCCATCGCCCTCGAGGAGATTTTAAAGGATCTTGGAGATTGATGGAAGAACTTTACAAAGAGGGCAAAATAAAGTCCATTGGAGTTAGTAATTTTAATCCAAAGCAGTATGATGAATTGATGACGGATGCTAAAATCAAACCAGTTGTTAATCAAGTCGAAACCCATGCTTTCTTTCACGAGGTGGCTTCCTATAATGATTTGAAGCAAAATGGAGTGCAAATGGAAGCTTGGTCTCCACTTGCTCAAGGCAGAAACGGGCTCTTCACCAATTCAACTCTTGCGGAAATTGGCGAAAAGCACAATAAGAGCAATGCTCAAGTGAGCTTAAGGTGGCATTATCAACGAGGTGTTATAGCTATACCAAGAACTGTACAAAAAGCACACATGATTGAGAACTTAAATATTTTTGACTTTAAGCTTACTAAATCGGAAATGGAGGCTATTGCAACGCTGGACCAAAATAAGTCCCAGTTTCCGGAATGGACATAA